In a genomic window of Sporosarcina trichiuri:
- the sigW gene encoding RNA polymerase sigma factor SigW has product MDELINKRINEVLKGNQDAFEEIVLLFQHRLYHVCYRMLGSREEAQDIAQEAFVRAYSNLHTFDQKRKFSTWIFRIATNLCIDRIRKKKPDYSLDAQVPGTEGLDMYSQIAASEELPDEEVERMETQERVQYEIGRLPEKYRSVITLRYMEELPLQEIADILDIPLGTVKTRVHRGREALRKQMGTM; this is encoded by the coding sequence TTGGATGAATTGATCAATAAACGGATAAATGAAGTGCTGAAAGGAAACCAGGATGCCTTTGAAGAAATAGTACTGCTGTTCCAGCACCGTCTGTACCACGTCTGCTACCGGATGCTCGGCAGCCGGGAAGAGGCACAGGACATCGCGCAGGAAGCGTTCGTCCGCGCGTACTCCAATTTGCATACGTTCGACCAAAAACGGAAATTCTCCACATGGATTTTCCGGATTGCGACCAATCTCTGCATTGACCGCATCCGGAAGAAGAAACCGGATTATTCACTGGATGCGCAGGTCCCGGGAACGGAAGGGCTGGATATGTACTCCCAGATTGCGGCATCCGAGGAGCTTCCCGATGAGGAAGTGGAACGGATGGAAACCCAGGAGCGGGTCCAGTATGAAATCGGCCGGCTGCCGGAAAAATACCGGTCCGTCATCACGCTCCGCTATATGGAGGAACTGCCGCTTCAGGAGATTGCGGACATACTGGATATCCCGCTCGGCACCGTAAAAACACGCGTGCACCGAGGACGGGAAGCTTTACGAAAACAGATGGGTACAATGTAG